A section of the Triticum dicoccoides isolate Atlit2015 ecotype Zavitan chromosome 7A, WEW_v2.0, whole genome shotgun sequence genome encodes:
- the LOC119329610 gene encoding uncharacterized protein LOC119329610: MGSGNLMVKKVVRPSSFDLDIHLDKSWKEDVTCPICLDYPHNAVLLRCTSYEKGCRPFVCDTDQTRSNCLERFKGAYELPANVKVSSIAVAPLDSIHIVSSHANNRPSCPLCRGDVIGWIVISEARLHLNQKKRCCEEDCCSFTGNFNELQKHTQQKHPDSRPSEIDPARQVDWDNFQQSSDIVDVLSTIHAQVPNGIVLGDYVIEYGDDDTGDDYEVLHRVRRKWWSFICCKAFCRYPRSRRRGRGRDSRGSGRRNSNQAHLENFNLEVPTQAVDLRELRFDEIDDEYIVTGAVPSMATPGRMASFHYRDTRYGR; encoded by the exons ATGGGTTCAGGAAACCtgatggtgaagaaggtggtgaggCCCAGCTCTTTTGACCTTGACATACATCTTGACAAAAGCTGGAAGGAGGATGTGACCTGCCCAATCTGCCTAGATTACCCCCACAACGCAGTCCTCCTGAGGTGCACGTCTTACGAGAAGGGTTGCAGGCCGTTTGTGTGCGACACCGACCAGACCCGCTCAAACTGTCTTGAGAGGTTCAAAGGTGCTTATGAGCTACCTGCCAATGTCAAGGTCTCGTCTATAGCTGTGGCCCCTCTTGATAGCATCCACATCGTGTCATCTCACGCAAACAACCGCCCAAGTTGCCCATTGTGCAGAGGTGATGTTATCGGGTGGATTGTGATCAGCGAGGCTCGTCTGCATCTTAACCAGAAGAagagatgctgtgaagaggattgctGCTCCTTTACTGGCAACTTCAATGAGCTTCAGAAGCACACACAGCAAAAGCATCCAGATTCACGCCCTTCAGAAATCGACCCTGCCAGGCAAGTTGATTGGGACAACTTCCAGCAATCTTCTGATATCGTGGATGTCTTGAGCACGATACATGCACAAGTTCCTAATGGTATCGTTCTCGGAGACTATGTCATTGAGTATGGGGATGATGATACTGGAGACGACTATGAAGTGCTCCACAGGGTTAGGAGGAAGTGGTGGTCTTTTATTTGTTGCAAGGCATTTTGTAGATATCCAAGAAGCCGAAGAAGAGGGAGAGGAAGGGACAGTAGAGGAAGTGGAAGGAGGAACAGCAATCAGGCTCATCTGGAGAACTTCAATCTCGAGGTTCCGACACAAGCTGTTGACCTGAGGGAACTCAGATTTGATGAAATCGATGATGAGTACATTGTCACAGGGGCCGTACCTAGTATGGCAACACCAGGAAGAATGGCCAGTTTCCATTACAG GGATACAAGATATGGTCGGTGA
- the LOC119327825 gene encoding cytoplasmic 60S subunit biogenesis factor REI1 homolog 1-like encodes MPTVTCNACNAAFEEEEEQRLHYRSEWHRYNLKRKVAGVPGVTEALFIARQTVLAEGSNSTVAPPMSYSCALCGKGYRSAKAHAQHLTTRSHLLRASQEPNASTAAVVKPLPERVPRRAPSAMEEDEDEDEEEEEEWVEVDPSELESTSNMQVDEDSKSDDEMADLEMLDPSDCFMCDLKHDNIEDCMIHMHKKHGFFIPDSEYLKDPNGLLIYVGLEVKRDFMCLYCNDRCQPFQSLEAVRKHMDAKGHCKLRYGDGGEDEDADLEDFYDYSSSYVDVEGKQLVAAGDMDNSIELGGGGSELVITSKSEKGRRVTTLGSREFIRYYRQKPRPSVAADRALALSLASSYKSMGLVTVQSKEQMVRLKVLRAMNKSGVETMRTKIGMKSNVIRNLPKNVPY; translated from the exons ATGCCGACGGTGACCTGCAACGCCTGCAACGCGGcgttcgaggaggaggaggagcagcgccTCCACTACCGCTCCGAGTGGCACCGCTACAACCTCAAGCGCAAG GTGGCTGGAGTTCCTGGAGTTACCGAGGCTCTCTTTATTGCTAGACAAACTGTTTTAGCAGAGGGGAGCAACTCTACCGTTGCTCCTCCGATGTCTTACAGCTGTGCTCTTTGTGGAAAAGGGTACAGGAGTGCAAAAGCTCATGCCCAACATCTCACCACGCGGTCGCATCTCTTAAGAGCTTCTCAGGAGCCCAATGCCTCCACTGCTGCAGTAGTCAAGCCACTTCCTGAGCGAGTCCCTCGTAGAGCCCCCTCtgcaatggaagaagatgaagatgaggatgaggaggaggaggaagagtgggTTGAAGTGGACCCAAGTGAGCTGGAGTCTACCTCAAACATGCAAGTTGATGAGGACTCTAAATCAGATGATGAGATGGCTGATCTTGAAATGTTGGATCCCTCGGACTGCTTCATGTGTGATCTCAAGCATGACAACATAGAGGACTGCATGATCCATATGCACAAAAAGCATGGTTTCTTCATACCTGACAGTGAATACTTGAAAGATCCCAATGGCCTTCTTATATATGTTGGACTGGAG GTGAAGCGTGATTTTATGTGCCTCTACTGCAATGACAGATGCCAGCCTTTCCAAAGTCTTGAGGCTGTCAGGAAGCATATGGATGCAAAAGGTCACTGCAAATTGCGTTATGGAGATGGTGGGGAGGATGAAGATGCTGACCTTGAGGATTTCTACGATTACAGCAGCAG CTATGTTGATGTGGAGGGTAAGCAGCTGGTTGCTGCTGGTGACATGGACAACAGCATTGAACTGGGAGGTGGTGGATCCGAGCTCGTGATCACAAGCAAGAGCGAGAAGGGGAGACGCGTGACGACTCTTGGTTCCCGAGAGTTCATTCGCTACTACCGCCAGAAGCCACGGCCTTCCGTTGCAGCAGACCGTGCTCTTGCACTTTCCCTGGCTTCCAG CTACAAGAGCATGGGTTTGGTGACGGTCCAGTCCAAGGAGCAGATGGTGAGGCTGAAGGTGCTCCGAGCGATGAACAAGAGCGGGGTGGAGACGATGAGGACCAAGATCGGGATGAAGAGCAACGTGATCCGCAACCTGCCCAAGAACGTCCCGTACTAG